A single genomic interval of Streptomyces sp. NBC_00663 harbors:
- a CDS encoding L-idonate 5-dehydrogenase — protein sequence MHACVVHGAGDLRVEERPYDGPGAGEIAVTVALGGICGSDLHYYHQGRVGDFALREPMVLGHEVVGHVAALGPGTDGPAPGTPVAVHPATPCGSCAECTGGRRNICARTRYLGSAAHSPHVQGGFAQTITVPAEQIRALPPGLALRRAVLAEPLSVALHAVNRAGEVRGRRVLVTGAGPIGCLVVAALRRRGAAEVVVSDLFDEPLRLATAVGATATARADRPEDPAWAGDFDLAIEASGAPAGLRTCVERVHRGGTVVLLGLLPPGEIGLLGNVAVTRELELRGAFRFDTEFDEALALLAEGLPVDPVVTHTFPLAESVTAFATAQDRTVASKVLLDLSGA from the coding sequence ATGCACGCCTGTGTCGTCCACGGAGCCGGTGATCTCCGGGTCGAGGAACGGCCGTACGACGGTCCCGGCGCCGGTGAGATCGCGGTCACCGTCGCCCTCGGCGGGATCTGCGGCAGCGACCTGCACTACTACCACCAGGGCCGGGTGGGGGACTTCGCCCTGCGCGAGCCCATGGTGCTGGGCCACGAGGTGGTCGGCCATGTCGCCGCCCTCGGTCCCGGCACCGACGGCCCGGCGCCCGGCACGCCCGTCGCGGTCCACCCGGCCACACCCTGCGGCAGCTGCGCCGAGTGCACCGGCGGCCGGCGCAACATCTGCGCCCGCACCCGCTACCTCGGCAGCGCCGCCCATTCCCCGCACGTCCAGGGCGGGTTCGCCCAGACCATCACCGTGCCCGCCGAGCAGATCCGGGCGCTGCCGCCGGGCCTGGCCCTGCGGCGGGCCGTCCTCGCCGAGCCGCTGTCGGTGGCGCTGCACGCCGTCAACCGGGCGGGCGAGGTGCGCGGCAGGCGGGTCCTCGTGACCGGCGCCGGGCCGATCGGCTGTCTGGTCGTGGCCGCGCTGCGGCGACGGGGCGCCGCCGAAGTGGTCGTCAGCGACCTGTTCGACGAGCCGCTGCGCCTCGCGACCGCCGTGGGCGCCACGGCGACGGCTCGGGCGGACCGGCCCGAAGACCCGGCCTGGGCGGGCGACTTCGACCTCGCGATCGAGGCGTCCGGTGCCCCGGCGGGGCTGCGGACCTGCGTGGAGCGCGTCCACCGCGGCGGCACGGTCGTCCTGCTCGGGCTGCTCCCGCCTGGCGAGATCGGCCTGTTGGGCAATGTCGCGGTCACCCGCGAACTCGAACTGCGGGGCGCCTTCCGCTTCGACACCGAGTTCGACGAGGCGCTCGCCCTGCTGGCCGAGGGCCTGCCCGTGGACCCGGTCGTGACGCACACCTTCCCGCTGGCCGAGTCCGTCACCGCGTTCGCCACCGCGCAGGACCGGACGGTCGCCTCCAAGGTGCTGCTCGACCTGTCGGGGGCCTGA
- a CDS encoding FAD-dependent monooxygenase, translating to MRIRTMVIGGGIGGTATALALHKAGADVVVHEAHPDSAEDLGAFLTLASNGMRALAQLDAGAAVRAVGFPLRSMRVLDATGAEVGRGPLGEADDPLLRFRCVRRGDLNAALQTEAARRGIDVRHGVRLTSVEEGPDGVTARFSDGGSTTADLLVGADGLHSTVREAIAPGVRPRYAGQRVFYGYTGAARPSGAAEQITMVRGGRAAFGYAVSPDGETYWFARVADVPPKVPGGWREPLVELLRADTGPAADIVAATHDDVLVTDAAEIPVGTPWRSARTLLVGDAAHAASPATGQGASMALEDAVVLAKSLRDTPDLDVALARYEALRRPRVEHNIAVSGALSRGDRPTGAPRPGEDDLVQLLDWNSELAA from the coding sequence ATGCGCATACGGACGATGGTCATAGGCGGCGGAATCGGCGGTACGGCGACGGCGTTGGCCCTGCACAAGGCGGGCGCCGACGTCGTCGTGCACGAGGCGCATCCCGACTCGGCAGAAGACCTGGGCGCGTTCCTCACCCTGGCGAGCAACGGCATGCGGGCGCTGGCCCAGTTGGACGCCGGTGCCGCCGTCCGCGCGGTCGGGTTCCCGCTGCGGTCGATGCGGGTGCTCGACGCGACGGGCGCGGAGGTGGGACGGGGGCCGCTGGGCGAGGCCGACGATCCGCTGCTGCGGTTTAGGTGCGTGCGCCGCGGCGACCTCAACGCGGCGCTCCAGACGGAGGCGGCGCGCCGGGGCATCGACGTGCGGCACGGGGTGCGGCTGACCTCCGTCGAGGAGGGCCCCGACGGTGTCACCGCCCGCTTCTCGGACGGCGGCAGCACGACGGCCGACCTGCTCGTCGGCGCCGACGGCCTCCACTCCACCGTCCGGGAGGCGATCGCCCCGGGCGTGCGTCCGCGCTACGCCGGGCAGCGCGTCTTCTACGGCTATACCGGCGCCGCCCGCCCGTCCGGCGCCGCCGAGCAGATCACGATGGTGCGCGGCGGCCGGGCCGCGTTCGGGTACGCGGTGTCGCCCGACGGGGAGACGTACTGGTTCGCGCGCGTGGCGGACGTACCGCCGAAGGTGCCCGGCGGCTGGCGGGAGCCGCTCGTGGAGCTGCTGCGCGCGGACACCGGCCCGGCCGCGGACATCGTCGCGGCCACCCACGACGACGTCCTCGTCACCGACGCCGCCGAGATCCCCGTCGGCACCCCGTGGCGCTCCGCCCGGACGCTGCTCGTCGGCGACGCGGCCCACGCGGCGTCCCCCGCGACCGGCCAGGGGGCGTCGATGGCGCTGGAGGACGCGGTCGTGCTCGCCAAGTCCCTGCGGGACACCCCGGATCTCGACGTCGCGCTCGCCCGCTACGAGGCGCTCCGCCGCCCGCGTGTGGAACACAACATCGCGGTCAGCGGCGCCCTCTCCCGCGGCGACCGCCCCACCGGGGCGCCCCGCCCCGGCGAGGACGACCTCGTACAACTGCTGGACTGGAACAGTGAGTTGGCGGCCTGA